In the Sulfitobacter pacificus genome, one interval contains:
- a CDS encoding acetyl-CoA carboxylase carboxyltransferase subunit alpha: MTQYLDFEKPLAEIEGKAEELRALARANEDMDITDEAKALDAKAAKILDDLYGSLTPWRKCQVARHPNRPHCKDYIDALFTEYTPLAGDRNFADDLAVMGGLARFNDQPVVVIGHEKGNDTKSRIERNFGMARPEGYRKAVRLMELAGKFNLPVITLVDTPGAYPGKGAEERGQSEAIARSTEKCLQIGVPLISVIIGEGGSGGAVAFATANRVAMMEHSVYSVITPEGCASILWKDSEKMREAAEAMRLTASDLRKLGVTDQIIPEPKGGAHRDPKAAIDAVRSAIVDMLKDLSGKDAKTLIADRRRKYLDIGGKGLAA; this comes from the coding sequence ATGACCCAGTATCTCGATTTTGAAAAACCCCTGGCCGAAATCGAAGGCAAAGCGGAAGAACTCCGCGCCCTGGCCCGCGCAAACGAAGACATGGACATCACCGATGAGGCAAAGGCGCTGGACGCCAAAGCCGCAAAAATCCTTGATGATCTTTACGGCTCGCTGACCCCATGGCGCAAATGCCAGGTGGCCCGCCACCCCAACCGCCCGCATTGCAAAGACTACATTGATGCGCTGTTCACCGAATATACCCCGCTTGCCGGTGATCGCAATTTTGCCGACGATCTGGCCGTCATGGGCGGGTTGGCGCGGTTCAACGATCAGCCTGTTGTGGTGATCGGCCACGAAAAGGGCAATGACACCAAATCCCGCATCGAACGCAATTTTGGCATGGCCCGCCCCGAAGGCTACCGCAAGGCCGTGCGCCTGATGGAGCTTGCCGGCAAATTTAACCTGCCAGTGATCACCCTTGTCGATACCCCCGGTGCCTATCCCGGCAAAGGTGCCGAGGAACGCGGCCAATCCGAGGCGATTGCCCGTTCAACCGAGAAATGCCTGCAAATCGGCGTCCCCCTGATCAGCGTAATCATCGGCGAAGGCGGCTCTGGCGGCGCTGTGGCATTCGCCACGGCCAACCGTGTCGCGATGATGGAACATTCGGTCTATTCCGTGATCACACCGGAAGGCTGTGCCTCCATCCTGTGGAAAGACAGTGAAAAAATGCGCGAGGCCGCCGAAGCCATGCGCCTGACCGCAAGCGATCTGCGCAAACTGGGCGTTACCGACCAGATCATCCCCGAACCCAAAGGCGGGGCGCATCGTGACCCCAAGGCCGCAATTGATGCCGTGCGCAGCGCGATTGTCGACATGTTGAAAGACCTCAGCGGCAAGGACGCCAAAACCCTGATCGCCGACCGTCGCCGCAAATATCTCGACATCGGCGGCAAAGGTCTGGCGGCCTAA
- a CDS encoding GNAT family N-acetyltransferase, translating into MTELSIRNVEDADLPSVLEMVRALAAHHGDAAQISLTELERDCLGAVPWLRVLVAVRGADILGYAALCPLAQMQFGVRGMDMHHLFVCADARGQGVGRALIDASIALTKLLGCRYMTVGTHPDNSEAAMVYQAAGFDSLPPPGPRFRIKI; encoded by the coding sequence ATGACAGAGTTATCGATCAGAAATGTTGAAGATGCGGATTTGCCATCGGTGTTGGAGATGGTGCGGGCACTGGCCGCGCATCACGGTGACGCGGCGCAGATCAGCCTGACGGAGCTAGAGCGTGATTGTCTTGGTGCGGTTCCATGGCTGCGGGTTTTGGTGGCAGTGCGGGGGGCAGACATTCTGGGCTATGCGGCGCTTTGCCCGCTTGCGCAGATGCAGTTCGGCGTGCGGGGAATGGACATGCATCATCTGTTTGTCTGCGCCGATGCGCGGGGGCAGGGTGTGGGGCGTGCGTTGATTGACGCCTCTATTGCGCTGACAAAATTGCTGGGCTGTCGGTATATGACTGTCGGCACACATCCTGACAATAGTGAAGCCGCGATGGTCTATCAGGCGGCAGGGTTTGACAGTCTGCCACCCCCCGGTCCGCGGTTCAGGATCAAGATTTAA
- a CDS encoding GntR family transcriptional regulator — protein MALTARPSDATTVAHDRVFRHLRSRIMHGDLLPGQALTIRGIGKEYEVSMTPAREAARRLVAEGALTMSNSGRIATPELSNDRIEELAALRALLEVELASRALPRAHMALIERMQTINAVIADAVQRGDAVAYIRTNLEFHRTLYLRAQAPAMLAMAETVWLQMGPTMRLLYGRLRRTEPPQFHRLIIAALKAGDEPGLRLAVRSDVTQGLRMLAG, from the coding sequence ATGGCCCTTACTGCCCGCCCATCCGACGCGACGACTGTCGCCCATGACCGCGTTTTTCGGCATTTGCGCAGCCGGATTATGCATGGTGATCTGCTGCCCGGTCAGGCGCTGACCATACGGGGGATTGGCAAGGAATATGAGGTCTCCATGACACCGGCACGCGAAGCGGCACGGCGGTTGGTGGCCGAGGGTGCGTTGACCATGTCGAATTCGGGCCGAATCGCCACCCCTGAGCTGAGCAATGACCGGATTGAGGAGCTGGCGGCCCTGCGGGCACTGTTGGAGGTTGAGCTTGCCAGCCGCGCCTTGCCACGTGCGCATATGGCGCTGATCGAACGGATGCAGACGATCAATGCGGTGATTGCGGATGCGGTGCAGCGTGGCGATGCCGTGGCCTATATCCGCACCAACCTTGAGTTTCACCGGACCCTCTATCTGCGCGCGCAGGCTCCGGCGATGCTGGCGATGGCTGAAACAGTGTGGTTGCAGATGGGGCCGACCATGCGTTTGCTGTATGGGCGGCTGCGCCGCACCGAACCGCCGCAGTTTCACCGCTTGATCATTGCAGCGTTAAAGGCGGGGGATGAACCCGGGCTGCGCTTGGCGGTGCGTTCGGATGTGACGCAGGGATTGCGGATGCTGGCCGGCTAG
- a CDS encoding helix-turn-helix transcriptional regulator, with amino-acid sequence MRLINHLAAHRRAAGLTQAQLAEAIGVSRKTINTIENRVFIPSTLLGLKLAQHLGVSLHDIFELPPEIPEKDIT; translated from the coding sequence TTGAGACTGATCAACCATCTGGCGGCACATCGCCGTGCAGCCGGGTTAACGCAAGCACAGCTGGCAGAAGCCATTGGCGTGTCGCGCAAAACCATAAATACCATTGAGAACCGCGTGTTTATTCCGTCGACCCTGCTGGGGCTGAAGCTCGCGCAGCATTTAGGTGTCAGCCTGCACGATATATTTGAGCTACCACCTGAAATCCCCGAAAAGGACATCACATGA
- a CDS encoding DMT family transporter has translation MTSPWILLFVAALLEVVWATSMKASDGFTRIGPSILTGIAAFASFWLLAAAMKDLPLGTAYAVWVGIGAVGAAIMGMVMFGDAATPIRIAGIALIVAGIAALKLA, from the coding sequence ATGACATCACCCTGGATCTTGCTTTTTGTCGCTGCACTGCTCGAAGTGGTCTGGGCAACGTCGATGAAGGCCTCTGACGGCTTTACGAGAATCGGGCCCAGCATCCTGACCGGCATTGCGGCATTCGCCAGCTTCTGGTTGCTTGCCGCTGCGATGAAGGACCTGCCGCTTGGCACAGCCTATGCGGTTTGGGTGGGAATCGGCGCGGTGGGTGCCGCTATCATGGGAATGGTGATGTTCGGCGATGCCGCAACGCCCATACGGATCGCGGGCATTGCCCTAATCGTGGCGGGTATTGCCGCCCTGAAACTGGCCTAA
- a CDS encoding M48 family metallopeptidase → MSDIFLPGTPPIPLVLRRSARARRITLRISQLDGRVTLTIPKRLAEHEAMAFAQSKEIWIRQHLEARGEDIAVGLGVALPVGGQMVQVVAGTGRSVQIGADEIAVPGAADRVGARLGAYLKQVARDRLAGACDDYAARLGRRYSRITMRDTRSRWGSCTSDGGLMFSWRLIMAPPEVLDYVAAHEVAHLAEMNHSPAFWAGVERIYGPYKAPRGWLRTEGNQLHRYKF, encoded by the coding sequence TTGAGCGATATCTTTCTGCCCGGCACCCCTCCGATCCCTCTGGTTTTGCGTCGATCTGCGCGGGCGCGACGGATCACCCTGCGTATTTCGCAACTTGACGGGCGGGTGACGTTGACCATTCCCAAACGGCTGGCCGAACATGAAGCGATGGCCTTTGCGCAATCCAAAGAGATATGGATTCGGCAACATCTTGAGGCGCGTGGCGAGGATATTGCCGTTGGTCTGGGTGTGGCCCTGCCGGTTGGCGGGCAGATGGTGCAGGTTGTGGCAGGTACCGGGCGGTCGGTGCAGATTGGTGCGGATGAAATCGCCGTGCCGGGGGCGGCGGATCGTGTGGGTGCACGATTGGGGGCCTATCTGAAGCAGGTGGCGCGGGACCGTCTGGCGGGGGCCTGTGATGATTATGCCGCGCGACTGGGCCGGCGTTATTCACGTATCACCATGCGTGACACGCGGTCGCGCTGGGGCTCCTGCACCAGCGATGGCGGCCTGATGTTTTCGTGGCGGTTGATCATGGCCCCGCCCGAGGTGCTGGATTATGTGGCCGCCCATGAGGTTGCGCATCTGGCGGAGATGAATCATTCTCCCGCTTTCTGGGCAGGGGTCGAACGGATCTATGGCCCCTATAAGGCCCCGCGCGGCTGGCTGCGCACAGAAGGCAACCAGCTGCACCGCTACAAGTTTTAG
- a CDS encoding TIGR02300 family protein, whose protein sequence is MPKEEWGTKRLCPTSGKRFYDLNKDPIVSPYTSEVLEIDAAKSRMIAADAEDAVTAKAKKMEDDVDEDVVLDDDDDVDVDLDDDILDDDDDDDDTVPLEDLADVAAPDDD, encoded by the coding sequence ATGCCCAAGGAAGAATGGGGAACCAAACGTCTTTGCCCAACCTCGGGCAAGCGGTTCTACGACCTGAACAAAGATCCTATCGTCAGCCCGTACACCAGCGAAGTGCTTGAGATCGACGCGGCCAAATCGCGGATGATCGCAGCCGATGCCGAGGATGCCGTGACAGCCAAGGCCAAGAAGATGGAGGACGACGTAGACGAGGATGTCGTACTCGACGATGATGACGACGTTGATGTGGATCTCGACGACGATATCCTGGACGATGATGACGACGATGATGATACCGTCCCGTTGGAAGATCTTGCCGACGTTGCAGCACCTGACGACGACTAA